Proteins encoded in a region of the Uloborus diversus isolate 005 chromosome 1, Udiv.v.3.1, whole genome shotgun sequence genome:
- the LOC129226835 gene encoding uncharacterized protein LOC129226835, translating to MDEDLTRVKRKMETESNDTKFQKTECAINPAELMLNFARKCNAYENIPIAIDQFVHDYGKYKKEKNTEDASQSTQMMTKLAFETVLELDEEVYFKMKKLEPNGFWSFIPRPVSSALQSLAKSIKHLDLVPNQSVVPSTYVHWNEIQFDLEEDNDMVMVNKASAAKYDQNGARQLVSLPNQNRYEHYVTSSGKNPKIHKCIRSAFSKLHFLIKDCTVVMKSADRLDRVVFGAFRLRLYSENFKQLCEYWSTCENTCDESSFAYQEFQRVVETVTVAHCRENLYEMNKNADIVKKLGSLAGFLNDDFCKMFAIWCVCEIFDRFPLNYDDLHEKMCLEWLRDCCEILNYVFQNEYHPGVHSIDIRKGIDRLYEILSEMKVLFP from the coding sequence gaaTGTGCCATTAACCCTGCCGAGTTGATGTTAAATTTCGCTCGAAAATGCAATGCATATGAAAACATCCCAATCGCCATCGATCAGTTTGTTCATGATTATGGCAaatacaagaaagaaaaaaatactgaagaTGCAAGCCAATCCACCCAGATGATGACGAAGCTTGCATTCGAAACAGTCCTCGAACTGGACGAGGAAGTttacttcaaaatgaaaaaactggAACCTAATGGCTTTTGGTCTTTCATTCCAAGACCTGTGAGCTCTGCCTTGCAATCGCTTGCCAAAAGTATTAAACACTTAGATTTGGTGCCAAATCAAAGCGTTGTTCCTTCTACGTACGTCCATTGGAATGAGATTCAATTTGACCTGGAAGAAGACAATGACATGGTCATGGTGAACAAAGCTTCTGCCGCAAAGTATGATCAAAATGGCGCACGGCAATTAGTGTCACTGCCGAACCAGAATCGTTATGAACATTATGTCACATCGTCTGGGAAGAATCCCAAGATCCATAAATGCATTCGAAGTGCCTTTAGTAAACTTCATTTCTTAATCAAAGATTGCACGGTTGTTATGAAATCTGCTGATAGACTTGATCGAGTTGTTTTTGGAGCGTTTCGTTTGAGATTGTACTCTGAAAACTTCAAGCAGTTGTGTGAGTACTGGAGTACGTGTGAAAACACTTGCGATGAAAGCTCGTTCGCTTACCAAGAGTTCCAGCGAGTTGTTGAAACTGTCACAGTGGCTCATTGCAGAGAAAATTTATATGAAATGAATAAGAATGCGGATATCGTCAAAAAACTGGGGTCATTGGCAGGATTTTTGAATGATGACTTTTGTAAAATGTTTGCTATCTGGTGtgtctgtgaaatttttgataGGTTCCCGTTGAATTATGACGATTTGCATGAAAAAATGTGTTTGGAGTGGCTAAGGGACTGTTGTGAAATACTTAATTATGTTTTTCAGAATGAATACCACCCTGGGGTGCACTCAATAGATATAAGAAAAGGTATTGATCGTTTGTATGAAATACTCAGTGAAATGAAAGTTCTCTTTCCGTAG